Proteins encoded within one genomic window of Streptomyces profundus:
- a CDS encoding FAD-dependent monooxygenase: MSGYRQRTSGEPQVNTSDQSRRPQPGTVRPRGRGDGPEIAIVGAGIGGLALARALRRRGLASTVYERTARFDRIGSGINVSPNATAALAGLGVLPTVRRHASLPGSWRNYDAGTGELRHEFPLGESAATAYGQPFLQMHRGDLHAALNAAVPAETVRLGKRLVGLADRGERVELRFQDGSTAAADLVVGADGIRSQVRAELFGPDAPAFTGRVAYRDVIPTEGLDVSGLDDFAKWWGEDRHIVLYFINGGREIYYVTSVPEDEWTDESWSAHGDPAELRAAFGDFPEPVRRVLGHGTRTYKWALCDRPPMESWGRGRVVLLGDACHPMTPYMAQGAAMALEDAVVLGRALADSPDDLDGALRDYQATRIPRTAWMQTESHKNTFMREAGPVAAVYGYDAWTAELTRATTG, translated from the coding sequence ATGAGCGGATACCGACAACGAACCAGCGGGGAGCCCCAGGTGAACACCAGCGACCAGTCGCGTCGACCACAGCCGGGAACCGTCCGACCTCGCGGCCGGGGGGACGGGCCCGAGATCGCCATCGTCGGCGCCGGCATCGGCGGCCTGGCGCTGGCCCGGGCGCTGCGCCGACGGGGGCTCGCCAGCACCGTCTACGAGCGCACCGCCCGTTTCGACCGCATCGGCTCGGGGATCAACGTGTCGCCCAACGCCACCGCGGCCCTCGCCGGGCTCGGGGTGCTGCCCACCGTCCGCCGCCACGCCTCGCTGCCGGGATCGTGGCGCAACTACGACGCGGGCACCGGCGAGTTGCGCCACGAGTTCCCGCTCGGCGAGAGCGCCGCGACCGCCTACGGACAGCCGTTCCTCCAGATGCACAGGGGCGACCTGCACGCCGCGCTCAACGCCGCGGTGCCCGCCGAGACCGTCCGGCTGGGCAAGCGCCTGGTGGGTCTTGCGGACCGCGGCGAACGGGTCGAGCTGCGCTTCCAGGACGGTTCCACCGCGGCGGCCGATCTGGTGGTCGGCGCCGACGGCATCCGTTCCCAGGTCAGGGCCGAGCTGTTCGGCCCGGACGCGCCCGCGTTCACCGGCCGGGTCGCCTACCGGGACGTGATCCCCACCGAGGGGCTCGACGTCTCGGGTCTCGACGACTTCGCCAAGTGGTGGGGCGAGGACCGGCACATCGTCCTCTACTTCATCAACGGCGGGCGCGAGATCTACTACGTGACCAGCGTGCCCGAGGACGAGTGGACCGACGAGTCCTGGTCGGCGCACGGCGATCCCGCCGAACTGCGCGCGGCCTTCGGCGACTTCCCCGAGCCGGTGCGCCGGGTCCTGGGGCATGGGACGCGCACCTACAAGTGGGCGCTCTGCGACCGTCCGCCGATGGAGAGTTGGGGCCGGGGCCGGGTGGTGCTGCTCGGCGACGCCTGCCATCCGATGACGCCCTACATGGCGCAGGGCGCCGCCATGGCGCTGGAGGACGCGGTGGTGCTCGGCCGGGCACTGGCCGACTCGCCGGACGACCTCGACGGGGCGCTGCGCGACTACCAGGCCACCCGGATACCGCGCACCGCCTGGATGCAGACCGAGTCCCACAAGAACACCTTCATGCGGGAGGCGGGCCCGGTGGCGGCCGTGTACGGCTACGACGCGTGGACGGCGGAGCTGACCCGGGCGACCACCGGCTGA
- a CDS encoding ABC transporter permease — MTTMTARRPKAQSAVVAEISEELRLGRRRARVTRLVLSVATPVALLLLWEVLSRSGVLDARFFPPPTEVASQAGAFVTDGEQRSDLLHNLSVSGVRLFAGFALGALAGFVVGLAMGLSRFARDALDLLINATYPLPKLTLFPLMIIFFGIGDASKIALVALGVFYMLAINTALGVRQSNPVYGDVSIAFRLPLWTRFRRVVVPAALPSILAGMRLGFGQALILVVSTEFLSSNDGIGYFIWNSWQVLDVPAMFVGLAIVGVVGGLSAWAFNALGQWLAPWAEQK; from the coding sequence ATGACCACGATGACGGCCCGCCGGCCGAAGGCACAGTCGGCCGTGGTGGCGGAGATCTCCGAGGAGCTGCGCCTCGGGCGGCGGCGCGCGCGGGTGACCCGGCTGGTGTTGAGCGTCGCCACCCCGGTGGCCCTGCTGCTGCTCTGGGAAGTGCTGTCCCGCTCCGGGGTGTTGGACGCGCGGTTCTTCCCCCCGCCGACCGAGGTGGCCAGCCAGGCAGGGGCCTTCGTGACCGACGGCGAACAGCGGTCCGACCTGCTGCACAACCTGTCGGTCTCGGGCGTGCGGCTCTTCGCCGGCTTCGCCCTGGGCGCGCTGGCCGGCTTTGTCGTCGGCCTGGCCATGGGCCTGTCCAGGTTCGCCAGGGACGCCCTCGACCTGCTGATCAACGCGACCTACCCGCTGCCCAAGCTGACGCTCTTCCCCCTGATGATCATCTTCTTCGGGATCGGCGACGCCAGCAAGATCGCGCTGGTCGCGCTCGGCGTGTTCTACATGCTGGCCATCAACACCGCCCTCGGCGTACGGCAGTCCAACCCGGTCTACGGGGATGTCTCCATCGCCTTCCGGCTGCCGCTGTGGACCCGCTTCCGCCGGGTCGTGGTGCCGGCCGCGCTGCCGTCGATCCTGGCCGGCATGCGGCTGGGCTTCGGCCAGGCGCTGATCCTGGTCGTCTCCACCGAGTTCCTGTCGTCCAACGACGGCATCGGCTACTTCATCTGGAACTCCTGGCAGGTCCTCGACGTCCCGGCGATGTTCGTCGGGCTGGCCATCGTCGGCGTGGTGGGCGGCCTGTCCGCCTGGGCCTTCAACGCCCTCGGCCAGTGGCTGGCGCCCTGGGCCGAGCAGAAGTAG
- a CDS encoding ABC transporter ATP-binding protein, with amino-acid sequence MADPNPFAVTVSELTKVFLTRRDETVEALRDISLSVERGQILAVLGPSGCGKSTLLRILAGLDRGYVGQVDWREQQPAGAADRLRCATVFQTDSTLPWMSVAENVRLGLASLRLSRGEAEERVGWVLGLVGLADFAGAYPHELSGGMRQRVAIARALATKPRLLLMDEPLAALDAQTRLVMQQELLRLWEDTGSTIVYVTHDIEEAVTLAHRVVVLSARPGRICLDQSIPFPFPRQVTEVRQHAEFGQLTMGLWQMVADQVGQSLATDATEDPDSADSEAASVGSAGRVAAR; translated from the coding sequence ATGGCCGATCCCAACCCCTTTGCCGTGACGGTGAGTGAACTCACCAAGGTCTTCCTGACCCGCAGGGACGAGACAGTGGAGGCCCTGCGCGATATCTCCCTGTCGGTGGAGCGCGGGCAGATCCTGGCCGTGCTCGGGCCGAGCGGCTGCGGCAAGAGCACCCTGCTGCGCATCCTGGCCGGCCTGGACCGGGGCTATGTGGGCCAGGTGGACTGGCGGGAGCAGCAGCCGGCCGGCGCGGCCGACCGGCTGCGCTGCGCCACGGTCTTCCAGACCGACTCCACGCTGCCCTGGATGTCCGTCGCCGAGAACGTCCGGCTCGGCCTGGCGAGCCTGCGGCTCTCCAGGGGCGAGGCCGAGGAGCGGGTCGGCTGGGTGCTCGGCCTGGTCGGCCTCGCCGACTTCGCCGGCGCCTATCCGCACGAGCTGTCCGGCGGCATGCGGCAGCGCGTCGCCATCGCCAGGGCGCTGGCGACCAAGCCGCGACTCCTCCTCATGGACGAGCCGTTGGCCGCGCTCGACGCCCAGACCAGGCTGGTGATGCAGCAGGAGCTGCTGCGGCTGTGGGAGGACACGGGCTCCACCATCGTCTATGTCACCCATGACATCGAGGAGGCCGTGACGCTGGCCCACCGGGTGGTGGTGCTGTCCGCCCGCCCGGGTCGGATCTGTCTCGACCAGAGCATCCCCTTCCCCTTCCCACGGCAGGTCACCGAGGTCCGCCAGCACGCGGAGTTCGGCCAACTCACCATGGGCCTCTGGCAGATGGTGGCCGACCAGGTCGGCCAGTCGCTGGCCACCGACGCCACCGAGGACCCCGACAGCGCCGACAGCGAAGCGGCGTCCGTCGGGTCGGCCGGACGGGTGGCGGCGCGATGA
- a CDS encoding alpha/beta fold hydrolase: MTADASVRLVALHPVGLDSRVWELVPGLGRLASGRAGTSPSCTALDLRGHGSGPLADGPPELERLADDVARTLAAWPTGPRTVLVGLSLGGMVAQLTAARHPELVAGLVLADTVAWASPPLRRAVEARAERTLAGGLAAVVDETEERWFSAGFRRRHPERVARVRGWLAAAEPRAHAWTWRAIGAFDARPALPELRQPTLVVCGGADRSTPPAASRELAALIPGARYAELAGAGHLAPLERPDEFTGLLAEALTPGGLLAAGDRTH; this comes from the coding sequence GTGACCGCCGACGCGTCCGTCCGGTTGGTCGCGCTGCACCCGGTGGGCCTCGACTCCCGGGTCTGGGAGCTGGTGCCGGGGCTCGGCCGCCTGGCCTCGGGGCGGGCGGGGACTTCCCCCTCCTGCACGGCGCTGGATCTGCGGGGCCATGGCTCGGGCCCCCTGGCCGACGGCCCTCCGGAGCTGGAGCGGCTGGCGGACGACGTGGCCCGGACGCTGGCCGCCTGGCCGACCGGCCCCCGCACCGTGCTGGTGGGCCTCTCGCTCGGGGGGATGGTCGCCCAACTCACCGCCGCCAGGCATCCGGAGCTGGTGGCAGGACTGGTGCTGGCGGACACGGTGGCCTGGGCCTCGCCGCCGCTGCGGCGGGCGGTCGAGGCGCGCGCCGAGCGCACCCTGGCCGGCGGGCTCGCTGCGGTGGTCGACGAGACGGAGGAACGCTGGTTCTCCGCCGGGTTCCGCCGCCGGCACCCCGAGAGGGTGGCGCGGGTGCGGGGCTGGCTCGCCGCCGCCGAGCCCCGCGCGCACGCCTGGACCTGGCGGGCGATCGGCGCCTTCGACGCACGCCCCGCCCTCCCGGAGCTGCGCCAGCCGACCCTGGTGGTGTGCGGCGGCGCGGACCGCTCCACCCCGCCGGCGGCGAGCAGGGAGCTGGCCGCGCTGATCCCGGGGGCGCGCTACGCCGAGCTGGCCGGCGCCGGCCATCTGGCCCCGCTGGAACGCCCGGACGAGTTCACCGGGTTGCTCGCCGAGGCCCTCACACCCGGCGGCCTCCTGGCCGCCGGTGACCGTACCCACTGA
- a CDS encoding ABC transporter substrate-binding protein has translation MGTPARARLYRLLIFPLAALVTAGCGGPATGGDQDEGGLTTVRFGSVGGLTDAGLYLADERGYFEEAGIEVTFERMDSGPALTNAIATGQLDAAGISVTPGLYSAFTQNIDMQIVGDKQSLREGFSATRLVASPELVGGSAAESLENLRGRTIAVSATASGAYLLLNDLLAAHGMTLEDVEVTELSYANMSGALASGAIDGAVMLEPFLAQALDSGDAELASDLLEVVPAEGITLVPLVYGQDFIDDAETAQGFMDAYVRGVRDYNEAFGQAEVPRDVIELIAERADVPAELVSEAAPGGLHPDQQVNVDYLSHLQDFFVEQDLLREPIDVANMVDGSFAEAAVAALGES, from the coding sequence ATGGGAACACCGGCCAGGGCACGCCTTTACCGACTGTTGATCTTTCCGCTGGCCGCGCTGGTCACCGCCGGCTGCGGGGGCCCGGCCACCGGCGGGGACCAGGACGAGGGCGGGTTGACCACCGTCCGGTTCGGTTCGGTCGGCGGCCTGACCGACGCGGGGCTCTATCTGGCGGACGAGCGGGGCTATTTCGAGGAAGCCGGCATCGAGGTCACCTTCGAGCGGATGGACAGCGGGCCCGCGCTCACCAACGCCATCGCCACCGGACAGCTGGACGCGGCGGGCATCTCGGTGACCCCGGGGCTCTACAGCGCCTTCACCCAGAACATCGACATGCAGATCGTGGGCGACAAACAGAGCCTGCGCGAGGGGTTCTCCGCCACCCGGCTGGTGGCCAGCCCCGAACTGGTCGGCGGGAGCGCCGCGGAGTCGCTGGAGAACCTCAGGGGCCGCACCATCGCCGTCTCCGCCACCGCGTCCGGCGCCTATCTGCTCCTCAACGACCTGCTGGCGGCGCACGGGATGACCCTGGAGGACGTGGAGGTCACCGAGCTGTCCTACGCCAACATGTCGGGCGCCCTGGCCAGCGGCGCCATCGACGGAGCGGTGATGCTGGAGCCGTTCCTCGCCCAGGCGTTGGACTCGGGTGACGCCGAGCTGGCCTCCGATCTGCTGGAGGTGGTGCCGGCCGAGGGCATCACCCTGGTGCCGCTGGTCTACGGCCAGGACTTCATCGACGACGCCGAGACGGCACAGGGCTTCATGGACGCCTACGTGCGCGGGGTGCGTGACTACAACGAGGCCTTCGGCCAGGCCGAGGTGCCCAGGGACGTGATCGAGCTGATCGCCGAACGGGCCGACGTCCCGGCGGAGTTGGTGAGCGAGGCGGCGCCCGGCGGGCTCCACCCCGACCAGCAGGTCAACGTGGACTACCTCTCCCATCTCCAGGACTTCTTCGTCGAGCAGGACCTGCTGAGGGAACCCATCGACGTCGCCAACATGGTGGACGGCAGCTTCGCCGAGGCGGCCGTCGCCGCCCTGGGGGAGTCGTGA
- a CDS encoding response regulator transcription factor — protein MTLRVLLADDQALLRGAFRMLLDSADDITVVGEAADGREAVRLTRELRPDVVIMDIRMPEVDGLTATSEICADPELRGSRILILTTYETDEYVAQALRAGAGGFIGKGIGADDLLAAVRTIADGDTLLSPAATRSLVARFLATPDTAPPLHSERLALLTPREREMVALVATGLSNQEIAERMFLSPFTVRAHVQRAMTKLEARDRAQLVVIAYRTGLARIAPDEGTDRLP, from the coding sequence ATGACGCTCAGGGTGCTGCTCGCCGACGATCAGGCGCTGCTGCGCGGGGCCTTCCGGATGCTGCTCGACAGCGCCGACGACATCACCGTGGTCGGCGAGGCCGCCGACGGCCGCGAGGCGGTGCGGCTCACCAGGGAGCTGCGCCCCGATGTGGTGATCATGGACATCCGGATGCCCGAGGTGGACGGTCTCACCGCGACGTCGGAGATCTGCGCGGACCCGGAGCTGCGCGGCAGCCGCATCCTGATCCTCACCACCTACGAGACCGACGAGTACGTCGCCCAGGCGCTGCGCGCCGGGGCCGGCGGCTTCATCGGCAAGGGCATCGGGGCCGATGACCTGCTGGCCGCCGTGCGGACCATCGCCGACGGCGACACGCTCCTCTCCCCGGCGGCGACCCGTTCCCTGGTCGCCCGTTTCCTGGCCACGCCGGACACCGCGCCGCCGCTCCACTCCGAACGGCTCGCCCTGCTCACCCCGCGCGAACGCGAGATGGTGGCCCTGGTCGCGACGGGCCTGTCCAACCAGGAGATCGCCGAGAGGATGTTCCTCAGCCCGTTCACCGTCCGCGCCCATGTGCAGCGCGCCATGACGAAGCTGGAGGCCCGCGACCGGGCGCAGCTCGTCGTCATCGCCTACCGGACGGGGCTGGCGCGTATCGCCCCCGACGAGGGCACCGACCGCCTGCCGTAG
- a CDS encoding sensor histidine kinase, with the protein MTNTGGSLPPSPGTGWREGVIIGTAFAFCLLGGVVRSDDTFSAPTASAYFVAVASCGVLPWRHRAPLAALVTTVAVGVLAPFLDLLLSPLIIAAVLVAAYSYAFTARTEWHVWGVLSVCAAALVASTPLFGELSWQDASRVGSTALFPLVAGLLGRSVRNRRAYLAAVEERATRAERSRESEARRRVAEERLRIARELHDLVAHQITLANAQASVAAHLFDTRPEQTRESLDDLVETTSNALDELRATVGLLRQSGDSAAPAEPAPGLSRLPTLLESFRRAGLDVSVRQEGTARQLPPGVDLTAYRIVQEALTNVTKHAGTGSARVRLDWSRDRLTVSVADDGGGEAAPTAPDRPPGYGLIGMRERATAVGGQLSAGSRPEGGFLVSTQLPLPPARDTPRRADGRMDDGEDGAAR; encoded by the coding sequence ATGACGAACACCGGTGGCTCCCTCCCGCCGTCCCCCGGCACCGGGTGGCGGGAGGGGGTGATCATCGGGACGGCGTTCGCGTTCTGCCTGCTCGGCGGCGTGGTGCGGAGCGACGACACGTTCTCGGCGCCGACCGCCAGCGCCTACTTCGTCGCCGTGGCGTCCTGTGGCGTGCTGCCGTGGCGGCACCGGGCGCCGCTGGCCGCCCTGGTGACCACGGTCGCGGTCGGTGTGCTGGCGCCGTTCCTCGACCTCCTGCTGAGCCCGCTGATCATCGCCGCGGTCCTGGTCGCCGCCTACTCGTACGCCTTCACCGCGCGCACCGAGTGGCACGTGTGGGGTGTGCTGTCGGTCTGTGCGGCGGCGCTGGTCGCCTCCACCCCGTTGTTCGGGGAGCTCTCGTGGCAGGACGCGAGCAGGGTGGGATCGACGGCGCTGTTCCCGTTGGTGGCCGGCCTCCTGGGGCGCTCGGTGCGGAACCGGAGGGCCTATCTGGCGGCCGTCGAGGAGCGGGCCACGCGGGCCGAGCGGAGCAGGGAGAGCGAGGCGCGGCGGCGGGTGGCCGAGGAACGGCTGCGCATCGCCAGGGAGTTGCACGATCTGGTGGCCCATCAGATCACCCTGGCCAACGCGCAGGCCAGCGTCGCGGCCCATCTCTTCGACACCCGCCCCGAGCAGACCCGCGAGAGCCTCGACGACCTTGTGGAGACGACGAGCAACGCGCTCGACGAGCTGCGGGCCACGGTCGGCCTGCTGCGTCAGTCGGGGGACTCGGCCGCGCCCGCCGAACCGGCGCCGGGGCTCTCCCGGCTTCCCACCCTGCTGGAGTCCTTCCGCCGCGCGGGTCTCGATGTGTCGGTGCGCCAGGAGGGCACGGCCAGGCAGCTGCCGCCGGGCGTGGATCTGACCGCGTACCGCATCGTCCAGGAGGCCCTGACCAATGTGACCAAGCACGCCGGTACCGGCAGCGCCCGGGTGCGCCTCGACTGGAGCCGCGACCGGCTGACCGTCAGCGTCGCCGACGACGGCGGGGGCGAGGCCGCGCCGACGGCGCCCGACCGTCCGCCCGGCTACGGCCTGATCGGGATGCGGGAACGTGCCACCGCGGTCGGCGGACAGCTCTCCGCCGGCAGCCGTCCGGAGGGCGGCTTCCTGGTCTCCACCCAGCTGCCCCTCCCACCCGCCAGGGACACGCCGCGCAGGGCCGACGGACGGATGGACGACGGAGAGGACGGGGCGGCGCGATGA
- a CDS encoding MMPL family transporter has translation MATFLYLIARWAFRRRRLVGGLWLGAVVLAVAAAAVAPAGEEEALAMPGTESQRAFDLLDERFPQGNAQGAEARLVFQAPDGQRVTDGEYRAAVEDTLGSLEGGDQVASATDPYETGAVSEDGAIAYSTIAYSASTVDLSEPTKHALEEAADQARGAGLTVEIGGSALDSQEEPGGTTEIIGVAVAAVVLVVALGSLVAAGLSLLTAFVGVAIAFGLVTALAVPLGLTSTVAILALMLGLAVGIDYALFITSRFRDERAKGWEPEEAAGRAVGTAGSAVVFAGATVFIALVGLSVVGIPELTKMGLGGAGAVALAVLVALTLVPALFGFFGRRVLSRTARGAGEAGRAGEEGSADGTGRPGLGTRWARFVLRRPVAVLTTAVLGLGAVALPVLSLELGLPGDESKSVETTERRAYDLLSEGFGPGFNGPLTVVVDTAGSGDARATTDLVVETVRGVDGVASVGDPVLDEAGDTAVLTVVPETAPSSGETKDLVQAIRGAASDVEADTGAGVLVTGATAMNIDISDAMSDALIPYLTVVIGLAVLLLTVVFRSVLVPVKAALGFLLSVGAAFGVLVAVFQWGWAADLIGIEQTGPVMSLMPILVIGIVFGLAMDYEVFLLTRMREAHVHGASPEEAIVNGFRHSGRVVAAAAIIMISVFAGFIGMNSPTIQTMGVGLAAAVAFDAFVVRMAIVPAVLALLGHRAWWLPRILSRVLPRVDIEGEKLSGRHATATAEPAEPGPAAPGAAVAPLPVRHRR, from the coding sequence GTGGCGACTTTCCTTTATCTGATCGCACGGTGGGCCTTTCGGCGGCGCCGGCTCGTGGGTGGCCTGTGGCTGGGGGCCGTGGTGCTGGCCGTCGCCGCCGCGGCCGTCGCGCCGGCCGGGGAGGAAGAGGCCCTGGCCATGCCGGGCACCGAATCACAGCGGGCGTTCGACCTGCTGGACGAGCGTTTCCCTCAGGGCAACGCCCAGGGCGCCGAGGCCCGTCTGGTGTTCCAGGCCCCGGACGGCCAGCGGGTGACGGACGGGGAGTACCGGGCGGCCGTCGAGGACACGCTCGGCTCGCTGGAAGGGGGCGATCAGGTCGCTTCGGCCACCGACCCCTATGAGACCGGCGCGGTCAGCGAGGACGGCGCCATCGCCTACTCCACGATCGCCTACAGCGCGAGCACCGTCGACCTGAGCGAGCCGACGAAGCACGCGCTGGAGGAGGCCGCCGACCAGGCCAGGGGCGCGGGGCTGACCGTGGAGATCGGCGGCTCGGCCCTGGACTCCCAGGAGGAGCCGGGCGGTACGACGGAGATCATCGGCGTGGCGGTGGCCGCGGTGGTGCTGGTCGTCGCCCTCGGGTCGCTGGTGGCCGCCGGTCTCTCGCTGCTGACCGCCTTCGTGGGGGTGGCCATCGCCTTTGGTCTGGTCACCGCGCTGGCCGTTCCGCTGGGCCTGACGTCCACCGTCGCCATCCTGGCGCTGATGCTGGGGCTCGCGGTGGGCATCGACTACGCGCTCTTCATCACCTCCCGCTTCCGGGACGAGCGCGCCAAGGGCTGGGAACCGGAGGAGGCCGCGGGCCGGGCCGTCGGCACGGCCGGATCCGCTGTCGTCTTCGCCGGTGCGACCGTCTTCATCGCCCTGGTCGGGCTCAGCGTCGTCGGAATCCCCGAGCTCACCAAGATGGGCCTGGGCGGCGCGGGCGCCGTGGCCCTCGCGGTGCTTGTCGCGCTGACCCTGGTCCCGGCGCTGTTCGGCTTCTTCGGCCGGCGGGTGCTCTCCCGCACCGCCCGCGGGGCCGGCGAGGCCGGGCGAGCCGGCGAGGAGGGCAGCGCGGACGGGACCGGCCGGCCGGGGCTCGGCACCCGCTGGGCGCGGTTCGTGCTGCGCCGCCCGGTGGCCGTGCTGACGACCGCCGTGCTCGGCCTCGGCGCCGTCGCCCTGCCGGTGCTGAGCCTCGAACTCGGGCTGCCCGGAGACGAGTCCAAGTCGGTGGAGACCACCGAGCGCCGCGCCTACGATCTGCTGTCGGAGGGCTTCGGCCCCGGCTTCAACGGCCCGCTGACCGTGGTCGTGGACACCGCGGGGTCCGGGGACGCCCGGGCGACCACGGATCTGGTCGTCGAGACCGTGCGGGGCGTGGACGGGGTCGCCTCGGTCGGCGATCCGGTGCTCGACGAGGCCGGGGACACGGCCGTCCTCACCGTCGTCCCCGAGACCGCGCCGAGCAGCGGCGAGACCAAGGACCTGGTGCAGGCGATCAGGGGCGCGGCCTCCGACGTGGAGGCCGACACGGGCGCCGGCGTCCTGGTGACCGGCGCCACCGCGATGAACATCGACATCTCCGACGCCATGTCCGACGCCCTCATCCCCTATCTGACCGTGGTCATCGGCCTCGCGGTGCTCCTGCTGACGGTGGTGTTCCGCTCGGTCCTGGTCCCGGTCAAGGCCGCGCTCGGCTTCCTGCTGTCGGTGGGTGCCGCCTTCGGCGTCCTGGTCGCCGTCTTCCAGTGGGGCTGGGCGGCGGACCTGATCGGCATCGAGCAGACCGGTCCTGTCATGTCGCTGATGCCGATCCTGGTCATCGGGATCGTCTTCGGCCTCGCCATGGACTACGAGGTCTTCCTCCTCACCCGGATGCGGGAGGCCCACGTCCATGGCGCGTCGCCCGAGGAGGCGATCGTCAACGGGTTCCGGCACAGCGGACGCGTGGTGGCCGCGGCGGCGATCATCATGATCAGTGTGTTCGCCGGATTCATCGGGATGAACAGCCCGACCATCCAGACGATGGGCGTCGGCCTGGCCGCCGCCGTCGCCTTCGACGCCTTCGTGGTCCGGATGGCGATCGTCCCCGCCGTCCTGGCCCTGCTCGGCCACCGGGCGTGGTGGCTGCCCCGTATCCTGAGCCGTGTGCTGCCGAGGGTCGATATCGAGGGCGAGAAGCTGAGCGGGCGTCACGCGACCGCCACGGCCGAGCCGGCCGAGCCGGGGCCGGCCGCCCCGGGGGCCGCCGTGGCGCCGCTCCCCGTCCGGCACCGGCGCTGA
- a CDS encoding arylamine N-acetyltransferase family protein has translation MSYEKQFDFDITAYLHRIGWRAEPAADLATLRGVHRAHLLSIPFENLDALRGTAPSLEVDDLVAKLVHGRRGGYCFEQNTLLAAALEALGFEVTLLTGWVALGAEELTSRPRSHQLLLVGVPGDPEHHLADVGFGAAGGLLEPVPLVADVEFRTDRRLHRLVHAPRPGPLPLWQLEARTGDSWQPQVGFTLEPFEPVHMVTQNWYVATHPRSPFAQRLYAQRTLADHHLAVDGRQLVETGADGTVSVRELADEAEVRLVLDERFGIAVPEGTPLSG, from the coding sequence GTGTCCTACGAAAAGCAGTTCGATTTCGATATCACGGCCTATCTGCACCGCATCGGCTGGCGGGCCGAGCCGGCCGCCGACCTGGCGACCCTGCGCGGCGTGCACCGCGCCCATCTCCTCTCCATCCCCTTCGAGAACCTCGACGCCCTGCGCGGCACCGCGCCCTCGCTTGAGGTCGACGACCTGGTGGCCAAGCTGGTGCACGGGCGGCGCGGCGGCTACTGCTTCGAGCAGAACACCCTGCTCGCCGCTGCGCTGGAGGCGCTGGGCTTCGAGGTGACCCTGCTGACCGGGTGGGTGGCGCTGGGAGCCGAGGAGTTGACCAGCCGGCCACGTTCGCACCAGCTCCTGCTGGTCGGGGTCCCGGGGGACCCCGAGCACCATCTCGCCGATGTCGGCTTCGGGGCCGCTGGCGGACTCCTGGAGCCGGTGCCGCTGGTGGCCGATGTGGAGTTCAGGACCGACCGGCGGCTCCATCGCCTGGTGCACGCCCCGCGCCCTGGACCGCTGCCCCTGTGGCAGCTTGAGGCACGGACCGGCGACTCCTGGCAGCCCCAGGTCGGGTTCACCCTGGAGCCCTTCGAACCGGTGCACATGGTGACGCAGAACTGGTACGTGGCTACCCATCCGCGTTCCCCCTTCGCCCAACGCCTCTACGCGCAACGGACGTTGGCCGACCACCACCTCGCCGTCGACGGCCGCCAGCTGGTCGAGACCGGGGCCGACGGAACGGTCTCCGTGCGGGAGCTGGCGGACGAGGCGGAGGTGCGCCTCGTCCTGGACGAGCGGTTCGGGATCGCCGTGCCCGAGGGCACCCCGCTGTCGGGCTGA